A window of Brachybacterium fresconis contains these coding sequences:
- a CDS encoding carbohydrate ABC transporter permease, whose protein sequence is MSATATRIPSPTRQPRRPRRGLRRPGTLLLWLLLILGAIVTIAPVYWIFVTAVSPPDQVNTPEFSLWPDAMQWGSFATAFETQPILTWFLNSTIITIGAVIVTVFTSLLGGYAFAKYRFPCRDLLFVLVLVTITVPIQVIMVPEFIIVNSLGMTDTPWAVILPRSAEALAIFMARQFMLSIPDEMINAARVDGAGELTIFWRIVLPMSGPLIAVLVILTFVWRWNEFIWPLIALPSISSYTLPVGLNSMNSIYNSATGPIMAVSLISIVPVLIVFLLFQRRFVQGMASSGLK, encoded by the coding sequence ATGAGCGCCACCGCGACCCGCATCCCGTCCCCGACGAGGCAGCCCCGCCGCCCGCGACGCGGCCTGCGCCGCCCCGGCACTCTGCTGCTGTGGCTGCTGCTGATCCTGGGCGCGATCGTCACCATCGCGCCGGTGTACTGGATCTTCGTCACCGCGGTCAGCCCGCCGGACCAGGTCAACACCCCCGAGTTCTCCCTGTGGCCCGATGCCATGCAGTGGGGCAGCTTCGCCACCGCGTTCGAGACCCAACCCATCCTCACCTGGTTCCTCAACAGCACGATCATCACCATCGGTGCCGTGATCGTCACGGTCTTCACCAGCCTGCTGGGCGGGTACGCCTTCGCCAAGTACCGCTTCCCCTGTCGTGACCTGCTGTTCGTGCTGGTGCTGGTGACGATCACCGTGCCCATCCAGGTGATCATGGTGCCCGAGTTCATCATCGTGAACTCACTGGGCATGACCGACACCCCCTGGGCCGTGATCCTCCCCCGCTCTGCGGAGGCGCTGGCCATCTTCATGGCCCGCCAGTTCATGCTCTCCATCCCCGACGAGATGATCAACGCCGCCCGCGTCGACGGCGCCGGCGAGCTGACCATCTTCTGGCGCATCGTGCTGCCGATGAGCGGGCCTCTGATCGCCGTACTGGTGATCCTCACCTTCGTGTGGCGCTGGAACGAGTTCATCTGGCCGCTGATCGCCCTGCCGTCCATCAGCAGCTACACCCTGCCGGTCGGCCTGAACTCGATGAACAGCATCTACAACTCGGCGACCGGCCCGATCATGGCCGTCAGCCTCATCTCCATCGTCCCTGTGCTCATCGTGTTCCTGCTCTTCCAGCGCCGCTTCGTCCAGGGCATGGCGAGCTCGGGACTGAAGTGA
- a CDS encoding carbohydrate ABC transporter permease: MVTTSHAAAPARTGDTSRRPRRRHGLRPRWAPWLFISPAMCLYIVFAFVPIGWMLVLSFQDVAQFGTGEWIGVDNYTRMVQDPLFWQSLKITAIFTVGTVPVSMAIGLALAIALNRPMPGRAILRTAYFLPIVVSGVVTSLIMSWIFNGDYGVINNGLAALGLDRVQWLTSPNLAMVTLILAVVWTRVGLCMVVYLAALQDIPTDLHEAAALDGATTWQAFLRIVLPLLSPTTFLLFVINVIFSLHAFDIIYVMTGGGPGFATTVLLQYIFESAFTNGELGYASALSVVLTIILLLLAVVRRQSERAEGEMAV, encoded by the coding sequence ATGGTGACGACCTCTCACGCGGCGGCTCCGGCACGGACCGGCGACACCTCACGTCGACCTCGACGGCGGCACGGCCTGCGGCCCCGGTGGGCGCCGTGGCTGTTCATCAGCCCGGCCATGTGCCTGTACATCGTCTTCGCCTTCGTGCCGATCGGGTGGATGCTGGTGCTGAGCTTCCAGGACGTCGCCCAGTTCGGGACCGGGGAATGGATCGGTGTCGACAACTACACCCGCATGGTCCAGGACCCGCTGTTCTGGCAGAGTCTGAAGATCACGGCCATCTTCACGGTGGGAACGGTCCCGGTGAGCATGGCGATCGGGCTGGCGCTGGCGATCGCCCTGAACCGGCCGATGCCCGGCCGAGCGATCCTGCGCACCGCCTATTTCCTGCCGATCGTCGTCTCCGGCGTGGTCACGTCGCTGATCATGTCGTGGATCTTCAACGGCGACTACGGCGTGATCAACAACGGTCTGGCGGCTCTGGGACTGGACCGGGTCCAGTGGCTCACCTCGCCCAACCTCGCCATGGTCACGCTGATCCTGGCGGTGGTGTGGACGCGCGTGGGCCTGTGCATGGTGGTGTACCTGGCGGCGCTGCAGGACATCCCCACCGACCTGCACGAGGCGGCCGCACTCGACGGAGCGACCACCTGGCAGGCGTTCCTCCGGATCGTCCTGCCGTTGCTGTCGCCGACGACGTTCCTGCTGTTCGTCATCAACGTGATCTTCTCGCTGCACGCCTTCGACATCATCTACGTGATGACCGGCGGCGGTCCCGGTTTCGCGACCACCGTCCTGCTGCAGTACATCTTCGAATCCGCCTTCACCAACGGGGAGCTGGGCTACGCCAGCGCGCTGAGCGTCGTGCTCACCATCATCCTGCTGCTGCTGGCGGTCGTGCGCAGGCAGTCCGAGCGCGCCGAAGGAGAAATGGCCGTATGA
- a CDS encoding ABC transporter substrate-binding protein: MARTISDLTLPHLGRRELFKASGAAALAGTGTAVMAGCGGKGGDGELTHATWNVPASMATFEELITEYDDGGTPVTLTSTPADNPTSWLSTRLASDTAPDVLTWTYQNMGRFADGGLVDLSEYLPSGYGEKFLGPYWSAVEQNGGVFGVPLHTDGWGIFTNLDIMEQIGAEVPHDDSEAWSWDEFTQIATEMQKVTGKYAFSWFLVGPETASRWLPVLYMHGGSLLNADLTAPAIDSDEGVEAIEWSRTWFEDGLMSPENSLKASKAQTAETLFANEQVGMMIASDFKMLGLKDKLPEESWTVGPLFQDVGKATNMGGNALVVTSSAGDPEAAAKYVEYMCNDESMSRFCEESSFVPVREDLVGQDLDWVYRPELMTVFAENARTVPEEMVALQTMTSFSEMAGLLTDQLELCWTGQQKSQETATRISDGLKKILAK; this comes from the coding sequence ATGGCACGCACGATCTCCGATCTGACGCTCCCGCATCTGGGCCGGCGAGAGCTGTTCAAGGCCTCCGGGGCAGCCGCCCTGGCCGGGACCGGCACGGCCGTGATGGCCGGCTGCGGCGGCAAGGGCGGTGACGGGGAGCTCACCCACGCGACGTGGAACGTCCCCGCCTCGATGGCGACCTTCGAGGAGCTGATCACCGAGTACGACGACGGCGGCACGCCGGTCACCCTCACCTCCACCCCGGCGGACAACCCGACCTCGTGGCTGAGCACCCGCCTGGCTTCCGACACCGCCCCGGACGTGCTGACCTGGACCTACCAGAACATGGGGCGCTTCGCCGATGGCGGGCTGGTCGACCTCAGCGAGTATCTGCCATCTGGCTACGGCGAGAAGTTCCTGGGCCCGTACTGGTCCGCGGTCGAGCAGAACGGCGGCGTCTTCGGCGTCCCCCTGCACACGGACGGATGGGGGATCTTCACCAACCTCGACATCATGGAGCAGATCGGCGCCGAGGTTCCCCACGACGATTCCGAGGCCTGGAGCTGGGACGAGTTCACGCAGATCGCCACCGAGATGCAGAAGGTGACCGGCAAGTACGCCTTCAGCTGGTTCCTCGTCGGCCCCGAGACCGCCTCACGCTGGCTGCCGGTGCTGTACATGCACGGTGGCTCGCTGTTGAACGCGGACCTCACCGCTCCCGCCATCGACAGCGACGAGGGCGTCGAGGCCATCGAATGGTCCCGCACCTGGTTCGAAGACGGGCTGATGTCCCCGGAGAACAGCCTCAAGGCGAGCAAGGCCCAGACGGCCGAGACCCTGTTCGCCAACGAGCAGGTGGGCATGATGATCGCCAGCGACTTCAAGATGCTGGGACTGAAGGACAAGCTCCCCGAGGAGAGCTGGACCGTCGGGCCGCTGTTCCAGGACGTCGGCAAGGCGACGAACATGGGCGGCAACGCCCTGGTGGTGACCTCGAGCGCCGGCGATCCGGAGGCCGCCGCGAAGTACGTCGAATACATGTGCAACGACGAGAGCATGTCCCGGTTCTGCGAGGAGTCCAGCTTCGTGCCCGTGCGCGAGGACCTCGTCGGCCAGGACCTCGACTGGGTGTACCGCCCAGAGCTGATGACGGTCTTCGCCGAGAATGCCCGCACGGTCCCGGAGGAGATGGTGGCACTGCAGACGATGACGTCGTTCTCCGAGATGGCGGGGCTGCTGACGGACCAGCTGGAGCTGTGCTGGACCGGCCAGCAGAAGTCGCAGGAGACGGCCACCCGCATCTCCGACGGCCTCAAGAAGATCCTGGCGAAGTGA
- a CDS encoding ribokinase translates to MTTQNSTGSGSGGGSGSGSGSGSGILVVGSVNVDLVLSVPRHPEPGETLLGTGSRRSPGGKGANQACAASLLGGDVRFAGRTGTGADADLALELLRRAGADLSATTEVPDVETGLAVVTVDEPGENSIVILAGANGTWSPEHVDALREEVAASGIVVSQGEVPAPAIDQLARLCAEAGTRFLLNLAPVIDVRERTLTTADPLVVNESEGRLVLEAMTGTAAPVDDAMTVHALRSAGIPSVVMTRGAHGAIASHETATTEITSPTVTAVDSTGAGDAFVGALAVKLAQGHGLDEACRHAARVGAFAVTRPGAQPSYPDDQDDLPTQARG, encoded by the coding sequence ATGACGACGCAGAACAGCACCGGCAGCGGCAGCGGCGGCGGCAGCGGCAGCGGCAGCGGCAGCGGCAGCGGGATCCTTGTCGTCGGCTCCGTGAACGTCGATCTCGTCCTGAGCGTGCCACGTCACCCCGAGCCGGGCGAGACCCTCCTCGGCACCGGATCGCGTCGCTCTCCCGGCGGCAAGGGCGCCAATCAGGCGTGCGCGGCGTCCCTGCTGGGCGGCGACGTCCGCTTCGCCGGCCGCACCGGCACCGGGGCCGACGCGGATCTCGCTCTGGAGCTGCTGCGGCGGGCAGGAGCGGATCTGTCGGCCACGACGGAGGTTCCGGACGTCGAGACCGGGCTGGCCGTCGTCACCGTCGACGAGCCGGGCGAGAACAGCATCGTGATCCTCGCCGGGGCGAACGGCACCTGGTCGCCGGAGCACGTGGACGCTCTGCGCGAGGAGGTGGCCGCGAGCGGGATCGTCGTCTCCCAGGGCGAGGTCCCCGCGCCCGCCATCGACCAGCTGGCGCGCCTCTGCGCCGAGGCCGGAACCCGGTTCCTGCTGAACCTCGCTCCGGTGATCGACGTCCGTGAGCGCACACTGACCACGGCTGATCCGCTGGTCGTGAACGAATCGGAAGGGCGCCTCGTCCTGGAGGCGATGACCGGCACCGCCGCACCCGTCGACGACGCGATGACCGTGCACGCACTGCGCAGCGCCGGCATCCCGTCCGTCGTCATGACGCGCGGAGCGCACGGCGCGATCGCGAGTCACGAGACCGCCACCACCGAGATCACCTCGCCGACCGTGACAGCGGTGGACAGCACCGGTGCCGGCGACGCGTTCGTCGGGGCACTCGCCGTGAAGCTCGCCCAGGGGCACGGTCTCGACGAAGCATGTCGTCACGCCGCGCGGGTGGGAGCCTTTGCCGTGACGAGGCCCGGCGCGCAGCCGTCGTATCCGGACGACCAGGACGACTTGCCGACGCAAGCCCGCGGCTGA